The Colletotrichum destructivum chromosome 8, complete sequence genome includes the window AGAGCTGCCAGATTTGTATAAACAGGGCGAGGGCACATATGATGTACATTGTTACCATCGGCAGCCACTTATTGCCGGTATTCGTTTAACGGACTTTGAATTACTGGGTTGGTGCGTTAATCCCACCGCGCCGTTTTCGCATACCCTCATCACTTGTGACACGAACAATACCTCTTTGACAAGAGGTCCACTGAGGCTATGTCTGAGTTTTTATGAACGAGCGATCCCTAGCCTACATAAGTCGCTGCTAGAACATGAATGGTGTGTTCGATCTGTCAAACATATTCGCGTTCGTGAGGTCGAACCAAACCCTGAAGCAGTTCATCATCTTTCCATCGGACGAGGGCTTCGTCCCTCCACTTGTCCCACCCTTCGTTCCCAAGATTGAAGGCTGATTGAAGCCCCATGAAAAGTTCCAAAAATGTCTTGCGGTCCGAGGAAGGGCTCTCGGGACCCAGAGCAAAAAAGAATCTCTGAGCCTTCCTGCCCTGCATCACACAGTCGGAGAGATCTTTGCGGCCCCTCTCTTCTAATATTTCCGCCAGCCGCACTTCGTCTGGGGCCAGCTCGTTGGAGCCCCCGTAAAATTTCCCCAGAGGCCACATCATGCATGGCGAACTGAAAGCCTCCGGCTTGGAAGCGGTCCGGGTCCACTCCCAGTCGATGATCCCAACGATATCATACGATTCGTTAACGAGGATGTGGTCGCCCTTGTCGTCAGGATGCTTGAGAAAGAATCGGTCTGCTGAAGGACCAATCGCCCAGAGTCCGCTGGCAACATCCAGACGAAAGCGATGTGCAAGATAGGTATCCGCCGCATTGTCGGCTCCAATCTCGCCGTTGGCTATCATCGAAAGGTATGacttgacgatggcgactGACCCTTCTAGCGAAGAAGCAAAGGGGCCAGGCAGTCCTCCAGCTTCCATCCGATAAGTTGCGTGTTGGGCAATGCCTTGCACGACGAACTCAGCAGGGCGTCCGACGGTGAAGATGGATCCCATAGTTTCGAAGG containing:
- a CDS encoding Putative protein kinase-like domain superfamily; protein product: MMGHQNCHADIVFKDNVVWLARLRLIRTTSPPEEVRDCILRSEAATMTYLHEKTNIPVPEIFDWACEPDPENFVGASYILMEKLEGRPLVWQATTPIQREKIMQQLVGVFLEIEKHPFETMGSIFTVGRPAEFVVQGIAQHATYRMEAGGLPGPFASSLEGSVAIVKSYLSMIANGEIGADNAADTYLAHRFRLDVASGLWAIGPSADRFFLKHPDDKGDHILVNESYDIVGIIDWEWTRTASKPEAFSSPCMMWPLGKFYGGSNELAPDEVRLAEILEERGRKDLSDCVMQGRKAQRFFFALGPESPSSDRKTFLELFMGLQSAFNLGNEGWDKWRDEALVRWKDDELLQGLVRPHEREYV